In a single window of the Bacillus mycoides genome:
- the spoIIGA gene encoding sigma-E processing peptidase SpoIIGA, with amino-acid sequence MVVYADIVWLLNACIDFLLLLLTATVLKKRIKRWRLVLGAFIGSTIVIFAFTPFASMMTHPIMKLLYSLLIVYTAFGFSTFRNYTQTVFTFYFVTFMVGGGLIGTHYFLQTNEMVNGLVQSKSVSYGDPISWVFVIFGFPVIYYFSKKRIESVEVTKIHYDQIVKVEIQLAGEELELAGLIDSGNQLYDPLTKTPVMIMHISSLEYCLPAWLTEQIYSKTEIPQIPENDSGWATKLRLIPFRAVGVENQFLWAIKPDCVRVYHEGSSVVVNKVLIGLNTQQLSTNGEYQCIVHPKMLISQKMVIA; translated from the coding sequence TTGGTTGTTTACGCCGACATCGTTTGGTTGTTAAACGCCTGCATTGATTTTCTTTTACTTTTATTAACAGCCACCGTGTTAAAAAAGAGAATCAAAAGATGGAGGCTTGTGTTAGGGGCATTTATAGGTTCAACTATTGTTATTTTCGCCTTTACGCCTTTTGCTTCTATGATGACACATCCAATTATGAAACTATTGTACTCGTTACTTATTGTGTATACAGCATTTGGGTTTTCGACATTTAGAAATTATACACAAACTGTTTTTACTTTCTATTTTGTAACCTTTATGGTTGGTGGAGGATTAATTGGAACGCATTACTTTTTGCAAACGAACGAAATGGTAAATGGATTAGTTCAATCTAAATCAGTTTCTTACGGTGATCCAATTAGTTGGGTATTTGTTATTTTTGGTTTTCCAGTAATTTATTATTTTTCTAAAAAGCGTATAGAAAGCGTAGAGGTCACAAAGATACACTATGATCAAATCGTGAAAGTGGAAATTCAATTAGCTGGAGAGGAACTAGAATTAGCAGGTCTAATTGATAGTGGGAACCAACTTTATGACCCGTTAACGAAAACACCCGTTATGATTATGCATATTTCATCATTAGAATATTGTTTGCCAGCTTGGTTAACAGAACAAATTTATTCCAAAACAGAAATTCCTCAAATACCAGAAAATGATTCTGGATGGGCGACGAAACTACGTTTAATTCCTTTCCGAGCAGTAGGAGTAGAGAATCAATTTTTATGGGCAATTAAGCCAGATTGTGTGCGAGTTTATCATGAAGGTAGTTCGGTTGTTGTAAACAAAGTACTGATTGGATTAAATACACAACAATTATCTACTAATGGAGAGTATCAATGCATTGTACATCCGAAAATGTTGATTTCGCAAAAGATGGTAATTGCTTAA
- the pgeF gene encoding peptidoglycan editing factor PgeF: MREPFKYADGILYLQAWKELGNITVGFTTKDGGVSTGSFHAMNLGLHVNDIVENVHENRRILANKLQKPLEKWICSEQVHDHHVEKVGLQEKGKGVYSYEDGIPKTDGIYTTNKDVLLTSCYADCVPLYFYAPSHDMIGLAHAGWKGTVTEIAKEMIQKWNAEGVSSDEIHVAIGPAIGSCCYVVDDRVLTAAQQVVNGSVPHKVISDGQYAINLKEVNRILCVQAGIKEEHIVMSSLCTSCEEQLFFSHRRDQGKTGRMLSFIGFKEE, from the coding sequence ATGAGAGAACCATTTAAATATGCGGACGGTATACTGTATTTACAAGCGTGGAAAGAACTTGGAAACATTACTGTTGGATTTACGACAAAAGATGGTGGAGTAAGTACAGGCTCCTTTCATGCGATGAATTTAGGATTACATGTGAATGATATCGTGGAGAATGTTCATGAAAACAGACGCATTTTAGCTAATAAGTTACAAAAACCATTAGAAAAATGGATTTGCTCTGAACAAGTTCATGACCATCATGTTGAGAAAGTAGGACTGCAAGAAAAAGGGAAAGGCGTTTATTCATATGAAGACGGTATTCCAAAAACGGATGGCATTTATACGACTAACAAAGATGTTCTCTTAACATCTTGTTACGCTGATTGTGTTCCGCTCTATTTTTATGCACCATCACATGATATGATAGGACTTGCGCATGCTGGGTGGAAAGGGACTGTAACAGAGATTGCGAAAGAAATGATTCAAAAGTGGAATGCAGAAGGTGTTTCAAGTGATGAAATTCATGTCGCAATTGGTCCTGCAATCGGATCATGTTGTTATGTTGTTGATGATCGTGTATTAACAGCAGCACAGCAAGTAGTAAACGGATCTGTTCCTCATAAAGTAATTTCTGATGGTCAGTATGCAATTAATTTAAAAGAAGTTAATCGTATTTTATGTGTACAAGCAGGCATAAAAGAAGAACATATTGTAATGTCATCTCTTTGTACAAGCTGTGAAGAACAATTATTTTTCTCTCATCGTCGTGATCAAGGTAAGACGGGGAGAATGTTGAGTTTCATAGGTTTTAAGGAGGAGTGA
- the sigG gene encoding RNA polymerase sporulation sigma factor SigG, whose product MTRNKVEICGVDTAKLPVLKNEEMRKLFREMQSGEISAREKLVNGNLRLVLSVIQRFNNRGEYVDDLFQVGCIGLMKSIDNFDLGQNVKFSTYAVPMIIGEIRRYLRDNNPIRVSRSLRDIAYKALQVREKLIAENSKEPTAMDIAKVLEVTHEEIVFALDAIQDPVSLFEPIYNDGGDPIFVMDQLKDEKQKDEQWVEELALKEGMKRLNDREKMIIRKRFFQGKTQMEVAEEIGISQAQVSRLEKSAIKQMNKTIQG is encoded by the coding sequence TTGACGAGAAACAAAGTAGAAATTTGCGGTGTTGATACAGCTAAACTTCCAGTACTAAAAAATGAAGAGATGCGTAAATTATTTCGTGAAATGCAAAGTGGAGAGATAAGCGCCAGAGAGAAATTAGTGAATGGAAACTTACGTCTTGTACTGAGCGTCATCCAAAGATTTAATAACAGAGGAGAATATGTTGATGATTTATTTCAAGTTGGTTGCATTGGACTTATGAAATCCATTGATAACTTTGATTTAGGCCAAAATGTAAAGTTTTCAACGTATGCTGTGCCGATGATTATTGGAGAAATACGCAGATATTTGCGTGATAACAATCCAATTCGTGTATCTCGCTCATTACGAGATATTGCGTATAAAGCGTTGCAAGTAAGAGAAAAATTGATTGCTGAAAATTCAAAAGAACCAACAGCAATGGATATTGCGAAAGTTCTTGAAGTGACACATGAAGAGATTGTTTTTGCACTAGATGCGATTCAAGATCCGGTTTCATTATTTGAACCGATTTATAACGATGGAGGAGATCCTATCTTTGTTATGGATCAATTAAAGGATGAAAAACAAAAGGACGAGCAGTGGGTTGAAGAACTGGCGTTGAAAGAAGGAATGAAGCGTTTAAATGATCGTGAAAAAATGATTATTCGAAAACGTTTCTTTCAAGGAAAGACACAGATGGAAGTTGCCGAAGAAATTGGGATTTCTCAAGCGCAAGTATCACGTTTGGAGAAGTCTGCTATTAAGCAAATGAATAAGACGATTCAAGGATAA
- the ftsZ gene encoding cell division protein FtsZ yields the protein MLEFDTTQDQLANIKVIGVGGGGNNAVNRMIEHGVQGVDFIAVNTDAQALNLSKAETKMQIGGKLTRGLGAGANPEVGKKAAEESKEQIQEALRGADMVFVTAGMGGGTGTGAAPVVAQVAKELGALTVGVVTRPFTFEGRKRATQAASGIASFKENVDTLIVIPNDRLLEIVDKNTPMLEAFREADNVLRQGVQGISDLIATPGLINLDFADVKTIMSNRGSALMGIGSGNGENRAAEAAKKAISSPLLETSIDGAQGVIMNITGGANLSLYEVQEAADIVASASDPEVNMIFGSVINEGLKDDIVVTVIATGFDDSASTQPPKPIIRPTANHTQQQQQPVAQPSKQREVKREMKREEPVVHDRHTDSDDIDIPAFLRNRRRR from the coding sequence ATGTTAGAGTTTGATACTACTCAAGATCAATTAGCGAATATAAAAGTTATCGGTGTCGGCGGTGGCGGAAACAATGCTGTAAACCGTATGATTGAACACGGTGTACAAGGTGTAGACTTTATCGCTGTGAATACTGATGCACAAGCATTAAATCTATCAAAAGCTGAAACGAAAATGCAAATTGGTGGAAAATTAACGCGTGGACTTGGTGCAGGCGCAAACCCTGAAGTAGGGAAAAAAGCTGCAGAAGAAAGTAAAGAACAGATTCAAGAAGCGCTTCGTGGCGCGGATATGGTCTTCGTAACTGCTGGTATGGGCGGCGGAACTGGAACTGGTGCAGCTCCAGTTGTTGCTCAAGTTGCAAAAGAACTAGGCGCGTTAACAGTTGGTGTTGTAACACGTCCATTTACATTTGAAGGGCGTAAGCGTGCAACTCAAGCTGCATCTGGTATTGCGTCATTTAAAGAAAATGTAGATACACTTATCGTAATTCCAAATGATCGCTTATTAGAGATTGTTGATAAAAATACGCCAATGTTAGAAGCGTTCCGTGAAGCAGATAACGTATTACGTCAAGGTGTTCAAGGTATTTCTGATTTAATTGCTACACCAGGTCTAATTAACTTAGACTTTGCAGACGTAAAAACAATTATGTCTAATAGAGGTTCTGCTTTAATGGGTATCGGTTCTGGTAATGGTGAAAATCGTGCTGCTGAAGCTGCGAAAAAAGCGATTTCTAGTCCATTACTAGAAACATCTATTGATGGAGCTCAAGGTGTTATTATGAACATTACGGGCGGCGCAAACTTAAGTTTATATGAAGTACAAGAAGCAGCAGACATTGTAGCTTCAGCTTCGGATCCAGAAGTAAATATGATCTTCGGTTCTGTTATTAATGAAGGATTAAAAGATGATATCGTTGTCACTGTAATTGCAACTGGTTTTGATGATAGTGCTTCGACACAACCACCAAAACCAATTATCCGTCCGACTGCGAATCACACGCAACAGCAACAACAACCAGTAGCTCAACCTTCAAAACAACGTGAAGTTAAGCGTGAAATGAAACGTGAAGAGCCGGTTGTGCATGATCGTCATACTGATTCAGATGACATCGATATTCCAGCATTCTTACGTAACCGTCGTAGACGATAA
- a CDS encoding YggS family pyridoxal phosphate-dependent enzyme encodes MTVQGNLADVNEVIKESCVRAGRSMKDIKLVAVTKTVGIEKTSEVIETGIIDLGENRNEGFLQKYEHFGSKVNWHFIGSLQTRKVKEIINEIDYLHSLDRLSLAKEIQKRADKKVKCFIQVKTSSEESKQGLAIEETISFIQSLQELDKIEVVGLMTMAPFTGEEEEIRRCFKELRMLQTEVQELELLHAPCKELSMGMSNDYTIAIEEGATYIRLGTVLVGKA; translated from the coding sequence GTGACAGTGCAAGGGAATTTAGCAGATGTAAACGAAGTAATTAAAGAATCTTGTGTACGAGCTGGACGTTCGATGAAAGATATTAAGCTCGTTGCAGTTACAAAAACTGTAGGGATTGAAAAAACAAGCGAAGTAATTGAAACAGGAATTATTGATTTAGGTGAAAATAGAAATGAAGGTTTCTTACAAAAATACGAGCATTTCGGTTCAAAAGTGAATTGGCATTTTATTGGATCATTGCAAACGAGAAAAGTAAAAGAAATCATTAATGAGATTGATTATTTACATTCATTAGATCGTCTTTCGCTTGCAAAAGAAATTCAAAAACGTGCTGATAAGAAAGTTAAATGCTTTATTCAAGTGAAAACATCATCTGAAGAATCAAAGCAAGGATTGGCGATAGAAGAAACAATTTCTTTTATTCAAAGTTTGCAAGAATTGGATAAGATTGAAGTGGTAGGATTAATGACAATGGCTCCGTTTACAGGAGAAGAGGAAGAGATTCGTCGCTGCTTTAAGGAATTGCGCATGCTACAAACAGAGGTGCAGGAGCTAGAATTATTACATGCACCATGTAAAGAATTATCAATGGGAATGTCAAATGATTACACGATTGCAATTGAGGAAGGCGCTACATATATTCGTTTGGGAACGGTTTTAGTAGGAAAAGCGTAG
- the divIVA gene encoding septum site-determining protein DivIVA, which translates to MPLTPLDIHNKEFGRGFRGYDEDQVNEFLDQIIKDYELVIREKKALEEKVAQLEGKLDHFSNIEDTLNKSIIVAQEAAEEVKRNAQKEAKLIVREAEKNADRIINEALVKSRKVAFDIEELKKQAKVFRTRFRMLLETQLEMLNNDDWDKLIELEDEVDELLKKEETV; encoded by the coding sequence GTGCCGTTAACACCATTAGATATTCATAACAAAGAATTTGGTCGCGGGTTTCGTGGCTACGATGAAGATCAAGTAAATGAGTTTCTTGATCAAATCATCAAAGATTATGAATTAGTCATTCGTGAGAAAAAAGCTTTAGAAGAAAAGGTTGCACAATTAGAAGGAAAGTTAGATCATTTTTCTAATATTGAAGATACGCTGAACAAATCTATCATTGTCGCACAAGAAGCTGCTGAAGAAGTGAAGCGTAATGCACAAAAAGAAGCAAAATTAATTGTACGTGAAGCAGAAAAAAATGCAGATCGTATCATTAATGAAGCGTTAGTGAAATCAAGAAAAGTTGCTTTTGATATTGAAGAGTTGAAGAAACAAGCGAAAGTATTCCGAACTCGTTTCCGTATGTTATTAGAAACACAACTTGAAATGTTAAACAACGATGATTGGGATAAACTAATTGAATTAGAAGACGAAGTGGACGAACTGTTGAAAAAAGAAGAAACAGTGTAA
- a CDS encoding RNA-binding protein: MSIYEHFRPDEEVFVDKVLEWKQAAEYHQVKLTDFLDPRQQQIVSMVIGQGDVAVRFDGAMPEAERKRALIYPDYLELNEEEFQVEVLEIDYPSKFFTLEHRQILGAFMSLGLTREKCGDILLQEDRAQIAVAKEVVSYIEMNLQSIGKMKVTLSPIQVEKILRVGEKWGEKSGTVSSLRLDVLLAEMLHISRQKVQPLIKGGLVKVNWKTVEQTSYECFPGDVFSVRGYGRSKLFSVEGKTKRDKWRVLYGILK; this comes from the coding sequence ATGAGCATCTATGAGCATTTTAGACCTGATGAAGAGGTCTTTGTGGATAAAGTATTAGAGTGGAAACAGGCTGCTGAGTACCATCAAGTCAAGTTAACAGATTTTCTTGATCCAAGACAGCAACAAATTGTTTCTATGGTAATAGGGCAAGGAGATGTAGCTGTACGGTTTGATGGTGCGATGCCTGAAGCCGAACGGAAAAGAGCACTAATTTATCCAGATTATCTAGAATTAAATGAAGAGGAATTTCAAGTAGAAGTATTAGAAATTGACTATCCTTCCAAGTTTTTTACGCTAGAACATAGGCAAATATTAGGTGCATTCATGTCGCTTGGTTTAACAAGGGAAAAATGTGGTGATATTTTGCTTCAAGAAGACCGTGCCCAAATTGCAGTTGCCAAAGAAGTTGTATCGTATATTGAAATGAACTTACAATCAATAGGGAAAATGAAAGTCACACTCTCTCCTATACAAGTAGAGAAAATTTTGCGTGTAGGTGAAAAATGGGGAGAAAAATCTGGGACTGTTTCGTCACTTCGTCTAGATGTTTTATTAGCTGAAATGCTACATATATCTAGGCAGAAGGTACAGCCTCTTATAAAAGGTGGCTTAGTAAAAGTCAATTGGAAAACAGTAGAGCAAACTTCGTATGAATGTTTTCCAGGGGATGTTTTCTCGGTTAGAGGGTATGGACGAAGTAAATTATTTTCTGTAGAAGGTAAAACGAAGCGCGACAAATGGAGAGTTTTGTATGGTATACTAAAATGA
- the divIB gene encoding cell division protein DivIB: MKNSKVIKLQDRVPKLKNQNKKNKKPVNHRLILYISILFLLVLFLIYFRSPLSNIKKISVFGNHYMTDEQVMKESGVTYDTSYFRVTAHKAEENLTKRKEIKEVNVKKRFPNKIDVHIEEYLTIGYINKDGKLQPLLENGKTLDVLPNGKLPVAAPIFEPFKEEKMKELIAELEKLTPTILRSISEIRYTPTNANEDHLTLYMNEGYEVSTTIQNFAKRMEAYPLILKTIEPGKKVLIDLEVGAYTKELGAEEKKE; encoded by the coding sequence ATGAAAAATAGTAAAGTGATTAAACTACAAGATCGTGTACCAAAATTAAAGAATCAAAATAAAAAAAATAAGAAACCTGTTAATCATCGGTTAATTTTATACATATCGATTTTATTTTTATTAGTACTCTTTTTAATTTATTTTCGGTCTCCGCTTAGTAATATAAAAAAGATAAGTGTCTTTGGAAATCATTATATGACAGATGAACAAGTTATGAAGGAATCAGGTGTGACATATGATACGAGTTATTTCCGAGTAACAGCACATAAAGCAGAAGAAAACTTAACGAAACGAAAAGAAATTAAAGAGGTAAATGTAAAAAAACGTTTCCCAAACAAAATTGATGTTCATATCGAAGAATATTTAACAATTGGCTATATAAACAAAGATGGGAAATTACAACCGTTATTAGAAAATGGGAAAACACTCGATGTACTTCCGAACGGAAAGCTTCCAGTTGCAGCACCAATTTTCGAACCATTTAAAGAGGAAAAAATGAAGGAATTAATTGCAGAACTAGAAAAATTAACGCCAACTATTTTAAGGTCTATTTCTGAAATTCGTTATACACCAACGAACGCAAATGAAGATCATCTTACTTTATATATGAATGAAGGATATGAAGTGAGCACCACTATTCAAAATTTCGCAAAGCGAATGGAAGCTTATCCACTTATTTTAAAAACAATTGAACCTGGTAAGAAGGTTTTAATTGACTTAGAAGTGGGTGCATATACGAAGGAACTAGGTGCTGAAGAAAAGAAAGAATAG
- the sigE gene encoding RNA polymerase sporulation sigma factor SigE has product MVKFKFYLVYLWYKVLLKLGIKTDEIYYIGGSEALPPPLTKEEEAVLLNKLPNGDQAARSMLIERNLRLVVYIARKFENTGINIEDLISIGTIGLIKAVNTFNPEKKIKLATYASRCIENEILMHLRRNNKNRSEVSFDEPLNIDWDGNELLLSDVLGTDDDIITKDLEATVDRHLLMKALHQLNDREKQIMELRFGLAGGEEKTQKDVADMLGISQSYISRLEKRIIKRLRKEFNKMV; this is encoded by the coding sequence ATGGTGAAATTTAAATTTTATTTGGTATACCTTTGGTATAAAGTATTGCTGAAATTAGGAATTAAGACCGATGAAATTTATTATATTGGTGGAAGTGAAGCGTTGCCACCGCCGTTAACGAAAGAAGAAGAGGCAGTTCTTTTGAATAAATTGCCAAATGGAGATCAAGCTGCGAGGTCGATGCTTATTGAACGTAACCTAAGGCTTGTTGTATATATAGCAAGAAAATTTGAAAATACAGGGATCAATATTGAGGATTTGATTAGTATAGGAACAATTGGTCTTATTAAGGCAGTGAATACATTTAATCCAGAAAAGAAAATTAAATTAGCAACATATGCATCTCGTTGTATAGAAAATGAAATTTTAATGCATTTGCGTCGAAATAATAAAAATCGTTCGGAAGTTTCTTTTGATGAACCGCTTAACATTGATTGGGACGGAAATGAACTGTTACTATCAGATGTTTTAGGTACAGATGATGACATTATTACAAAAGATTTAGAAGCTACTGTAGATCGGCATCTTTTAATGAAAGCATTGCATCAATTAAATGACCGTGAAAAACAAATTATGGAGCTTCGGTTTGGACTCGCTGGTGGCGAAGAGAAGACACAAAAAGATGTGGCTGATATGCTTGGAATTTCACAGTCTTATATTTCTCGTTTGGAAAAAAGAATTATAAAAAGATTACGAAAAGAATTTAATAAAATGGTGTGA
- the murB gene encoding UDP-N-acetylmuramate dehydrogenase, producing the protein MEQLVKELLEANVGRVLVNEPLARYTTMKIGGPADILIVPKHVTGIEKTLELVKKYKTGWTAIGRGSNLLVSDQGIEGVVIRLGEGLDHLEVEKHRVRVGAGYPLIKLSTLLSRQGLAGLEFASGIPGSVGGAVYMNAGAHKSDISSVLTKARILFDNGTINWLTNTEMGFSYRTSVLQMKRPGIVLEAEFQLEVGEREGIVRSMQKNKEYRRETQPWNHPCAGSIFRNPVPYFAGDLIEKSGLRGYKIGGAQISEMHGNFIVNTGVASAQDVLDLIALVKRTIKDKFGVDMHTEVEIIGR; encoded by the coding sequence ATGGAACAATTAGTAAAAGAGCTTTTAGAAGCAAATGTTGGTCGCGTGTTAGTTAATGAACCGTTAGCGCGTTACACAACTATGAAAATAGGCGGACCAGCTGATATTTTAATTGTACCAAAGCATGTTACTGGTATTGAGAAGACTCTAGAGTTAGTAAAGAAGTACAAGACAGGGTGGACTGCAATTGGTCGTGGTTCAAATCTTCTCGTATCTGATCAAGGTATAGAAGGTGTGGTTATTCGTTTAGGAGAAGGATTAGACCATTTAGAAGTCGAAAAACATAGAGTAAGAGTCGGTGCTGGATATCCCCTTATTAAATTGTCAACTTTACTTAGTCGACAGGGATTAGCGGGCCTGGAATTTGCAAGTGGTATTCCAGGAAGTGTTGGCGGTGCAGTGTATATGAATGCAGGCGCTCATAAGTCCGACATATCGAGTGTATTAACGAAAGCTCGTATTTTGTTTGACAATGGAACAATTAATTGGTTGACGAATACCGAAATGGGCTTTTCTTATCGCACATCTGTATTGCAAATGAAACGCCCTGGTATTGTTTTGGAAGCTGAATTCCAATTGGAGGTAGGCGAACGCGAGGGAATTGTAAGAAGCATGCAAAAGAATAAAGAGTATCGCCGTGAAACGCAGCCTTGGAATCACCCTTGTGCAGGAAGTATATTTCGAAATCCAGTCCCCTATTTTGCAGGAGATTTAATAGAAAAATCAGGGCTTCGTGGCTATAAGATAGGTGGAGCTCAAATTTCTGAAATGCATGGGAATTTTATTGTTAATACTGGTGTGGCATCAGCGCAAGACGTATTAGACTTAATCGCATTGGTAAAGCGTACAATTAAAGATAAATTTGGTGTTGATATGCATACAGAGGTAGAAATAATTGGAAGATAA
- a CDS encoding YggT family protein: MTTVLTVLLTAIEIYSWALIIYILLSWFPGAKESAFGDFLARICEPYLEPFRRFIPPFGMIDISPLVAIVALKLARGGLVSLFNYFL; encoded by the coding sequence ATGACAACAGTTTTAACAGTGTTACTTACTGCTATCGAGATTTACTCGTGGGCACTAATTATTTACATTCTCCTATCATGGTTTCCTGGCGCAAAGGAATCAGCTTTTGGAGATTTTCTTGCGCGTATTTGCGAACCGTATTTAGAGCCGTTTAGGAGGTTTATTCCACCATTTGGTATGATTGATATTTCTCCACTTGTTGCTATTGTTGCCTTGAAACTTGCTAGAGGTGGTTTAGTGAGTTTATTCAACTATTTTTTATAG
- a CDS encoding YlmC/YmxH family sporulation protein, translated as MKDVVNVSDGKRLGNIGDIDIDIDTGKIRAVIISKQARMLGLFGKEVEFVIPWEQIMKIGEDVILVKVDHVNSVTESIQTPTIS; from the coding sequence ATGAAGGATGTTGTAAATGTTTCAGATGGAAAGAGGCTTGGGAATATTGGAGATATTGATATTGATATAGACACAGGAAAGATTAGGGCGGTTATTATTTCTAAGCAGGCACGAATGCTTGGACTCTTTGGGAAGGAAGTAGAATTTGTGATTCCTTGGGAGCAAATTATGAAAATTGGAGAAGATGTCATACTTGTAAAAGTAGATCATGTTAATTCTGTAACAGAATCAATACAAACACCGACAATTTCATAA
- a CDS encoding cell division protein SepF, whose product MSWSKVKYFFFDTPEEKEAAQYSYEKEQTDMKKQQDPPEQQDVPFAKVQPKQNVVSIETAKQSSKVVLLEPRTYSEAQGISDHLKGRRAVVINLQRMSTDQAVRIVDFLSGTVYAIGGDIQKISPKTFMCTPENVDIVGAISELFGEEEETNIKRW is encoded by the coding sequence ATGAGTTGGTCAAAAGTAAAATACTTCTTTTTTGACACACCGGAAGAAAAAGAAGCAGCTCAATATAGTTATGAAAAGGAGCAAACAGACATGAAAAAGCAACAAGATCCCCCAGAACAACAAGATGTTCCGTTTGCGAAAGTGCAACCGAAGCAAAATGTAGTGAGTATTGAAACAGCGAAGCAATCTTCAAAAGTTGTTTTACTAGAACCACGTACATATTCGGAAGCGCAAGGCATTTCGGATCACTTAAAAGGTAGACGAGCTGTTGTAATTAATTTGCAAAGAATGTCTACAGATCAAGCTGTACGTATCGTTGACTTTTTAAGTGGTACTGTATACGCTATAGGCGGGGATATTCAAAAAATAAGCCCGAAAACATTTATGTGTACACCTGAAAATGTTGATATCGTTGGTGCGATTTCAGAGTTATTCGGTGAAGAAGAAGAGACAAATATAAAGAGGTGGTAA
- the ftsA gene encoding cell division protein FtsA: MNSNEIYVSLDIGTSNVKVIIGEMVNDSLNIIGVGNVKSNGLKKGSIVDIDETVRSIKKAIEQAERMVGIHIEQVVVGVNANQVQLLPCHGVVAVSNEDREIGNEDVLRVLDAAQVVSIAPEREFIDVVPRQFIVDGLDEINDPRGMIGVRLEMEGTLITGSRTLLHNLLRCVEKAGLEIVDICLQPLAAATVALSSDERNRGVALVDMGGGSTTLSIFKDGELQATSVLPLGGDHITKDIAIGLKTSTENADQIKLKYGHAFYDTASEEEMFTVPIMGSDQTEQYSQLELSDIIEARVEEILMFVQDEVHKLGVKQAASGYVLTGGIASMPGVLDLAYDILHENVRIATPDYIGVREPQYTSGVGLIKHSYQKAKLRGKNVQEKQEHFEPVPAPMPVQQQPAKQKTRNQNNTNQNDDRMMSKVKRAFRYLWD, encoded by the coding sequence ATGAACAGCAATGAAATATATGTTAGTCTTGACATCGGTACATCCAATGTTAAAGTCATCATTGGTGAAATGGTTAATGATAGCTTAAACATTATTGGTGTTGGAAACGTAAAATCAAATGGTTTGAAAAAGGGATCGATAGTTGATATAGATGAAACTGTTCGATCAATTAAAAAAGCAATTGAACAAGCTGAGCGCATGGTGGGTATCCACATTGAGCAAGTTGTAGTAGGTGTCAATGCAAACCAGGTACAGTTGCTCCCGTGTCACGGAGTAGTCGCTGTTTCAAATGAAGATCGTGAAATCGGGAATGAAGATGTCTTACGCGTTCTAGATGCAGCGCAAGTTGTGTCAATTGCTCCTGAACGTGAATTTATTGATGTGGTACCTCGACAGTTCATTGTAGACGGTCTTGACGAGATTAACGATCCACGCGGGATGATCGGTGTAAGATTAGAAATGGAAGGTACACTTATTACAGGCTCGAGAACTTTACTACATAACCTACTTCGTTGTGTAGAAAAAGCAGGTCTTGAAATTGTTGATATTTGTCTGCAACCTTTAGCGGCAGCGACAGTTGCGTTATCTTCGGATGAAAGAAATAGAGGGGTAGCCCTTGTTGATATGGGTGGAGGATCTACAACCTTATCTATTTTTAAAGATGGAGAGTTGCAAGCAACGAGCGTATTGCCATTAGGTGGAGATCATATAACGAAGGATATAGCGATTGGGCTGAAAACTTCAACAGAAAATGCAGATCAAATTAAGCTGAAATATGGACATGCTTTTTATGATACAGCATCTGAAGAAGAGATGTTTACGGTTCCTATTATGGGAAGCGATCAAACAGAACAATATTCTCAGTTGGAATTATCGGATATAATAGAGGCTCGTGTAGAGGAAATTTTAATGTTTGTTCAAGATGAAGTGCATAAGTTAGGAGTAAAGCAAGCTGCTTCTGGATATGTACTAACTGGTGGGATAGCTTCTATGCCAGGTGTTCTTGATCTTGCATACGATATTTTACATGAAAATGTTCGTATAGCAACTCCTGATTATATTGGTGTTCGTGAGCCTCAATATACAAGTGGAGTTGGATTAATTAAACATTCTTATCAAAAAGCTAAATTACGTGGGAAAAATGTGCAGGAAAAGCAAGAACATTTTGAACCAGTACCAGCACCAATGCCGGTACAACAGCAACCTGCGAAACAAAAAACTCGTAATCAAAACAATACTAATCAAAATGATGACCGCATGATGTCAAAAGTAAAACGTGCATTCCGTTATTTATGGGATTAA